In Acidimicrobiales bacterium, a single window of DNA contains:
- the carB gene encoding carbamoyl-phosphate synthase large subunit has product MGRREDLSSILVVGSGPIVIGQACEFDYSGTQACRVLVEEGYRVILANSNPATIMTDPGIADRTYIEPLAHDVLAQIIERERPDALLPTMGGQTALNLAMALTESGVLEAHGVQLIGANAEAIRTAEDRDAFKRAMTEVGLASPESGFAHDLEEALEIGETIGFPIMVRPSFILGGAGTGIAKDRDELVGLAAFGLAASPIHEILVERSIAGWKEYELELMRDRVDNCVVVCSIENFDPMGVHTGDSITVAPAQTLSDVEYQEMRDDAFTCIRRVGVETGGSNIQFAVDPRSGDRLVIEMNPRVSRSSALASKATGFPIAKIAARLAVGYTLDEIQNDITGATPASFEPTIDYVVTKVPRWAFEKLPGAPDRLGTRMQSVGEVMAIGRTFAESFQKALRGLEQGRYGLNADPAEVVYASRSDDELVALASVATPARPFELAAALQRGVSVERLAEATGIDRWFLDRIAEITEARNALQARAGHEGGSALLAALTRGELRRLKRLGFADAQLGYLLGTEEEAVRERRAALGVHPTYKTVDTCGAEFAAATPYYYSTFEDESEVAPSTKETVIILGSGPNRIGQGIEFDYCCVHASMALREAGYETVMVNCNPETVSTDYDTSDRLYFEPITEEDVRGVIAAERAAGGSLAGVIVGLGGQTPLKLAAALSDLVLGTAAGAIDLAEDRERWNVLCAQLEIPQPAGGTARSLDEALAVTERIGYPALVRPSYVLGGRAMEIVYDGDDLAQAMASIAGFAEGQTAGSLGREGGLAATRPVLVDRFLEDATEVDVDAVRDRTGKVLIGGIMEHVEEAGVHSGDSACAIPPPTLSVETTAVLEQYTARIAEALSVVGPINVQYAVQQGQVFVIEANPRASRTVPFVAKATGVPLAKIAARTMLGATLAELRAEGLLPPPAAPRRVAVKEAVLPFSRFPEVDALLGPEMRSTGEVMGLAATFGLAFAKSQIAAGNRLPEEGGIFFSLADRDKPQGLVAARAFAELGFTIAATEGTASYLEANGVAVETRVAKLSEVRAPGAPSEDGLVDATALIASGRLQLVVNTPRGRGPRADGAYIRHAAGAADIPILTTAAAARAAAAGIADWKRHGLSVLSLQEHHAELRPAVGEQVGQG; this is encoded by the coding sequence ATGGGGCGGCGCGAGGACCTCTCCTCGATCCTCGTCGTCGGTTCCGGGCCGATCGTCATCGGCCAGGCGTGCGAGTTCGACTACTCCGGCACCCAGGCCTGCCGGGTGCTCGTCGAGGAGGGCTACCGGGTCATCCTCGCCAACTCCAACCCGGCGACGATCATGACCGACCCCGGCATCGCCGACCGCACCTACATCGAGCCGCTCGCGCACGACGTGCTCGCGCAGATCATCGAGCGGGAGCGCCCCGACGCCCTCCTCCCGACGATGGGCGGCCAGACGGCCCTCAACCTCGCGATGGCCCTCACCGAGTCGGGGGTGCTCGAGGCGCACGGCGTGCAGCTGATCGGGGCCAACGCTGAGGCGATCCGCACCGCCGAGGACCGCGACGCCTTCAAGCGGGCGATGACCGAGGTCGGCCTCGCCTCACCGGAGTCGGGCTTCGCCCACGACCTTGAGGAGGCGCTCGAGATCGGCGAGACGATCGGCTTCCCGATCATGGTGCGCCCGAGCTTCATCCTCGGCGGCGCGGGCACCGGGATCGCGAAGGACCGCGACGAGCTCGTCGGCCTCGCCGCCTTCGGCCTCGCCGCCTCGCCGATCCACGAGATCCTCGTCGAGCGTTCGATCGCCGGCTGGAAGGAGTACGAGCTCGAGCTGATGCGCGACCGCGTCGACAACTGCGTCGTCGTCTGCTCGATCGAGAACTTCGACCCGATGGGGGTGCACACCGGCGACTCGATCACCGTCGCCCCCGCGCAGACTCTCTCCGACGTCGAGTACCAGGAGATGCGCGACGACGCCTTCACCTGCATCCGCCGGGTCGGGGTCGAGACCGGCGGCTCCAACATCCAGTTCGCCGTCGACCCCCGCTCGGGGGACCGCCTCGTGATCGAGATGAACCCCCGCGTCAGCCGTTCCTCGGCGCTCGCCTCCAAGGCGACGGGCTTCCCGATCGCGAAGATCGCCGCCCGCCTCGCCGTCGGCTACACGCTCGACGAGATCCAGAACGACATCACCGGGGCGACGCCCGCGAGCTTCGAGCCGACGATCGACTACGTCGTCACCAAGGTCCCCCGCTGGGCCTTCGAGAAGCTGCCCGGCGCCCCTGACCGGCTGGGGACGCGGATGCAGTCCGTCGGCGAGGTGATGGCGATCGGCCGCACCTTCGCCGAGTCCTTCCAGAAGGCGCTGCGCGGCCTCGAGCAGGGGCGCTACGGGCTGAACGCCGACCCCGCGGAGGTCGTCTACGCCTCCCGCAGTGACGACGAGCTCGTCGCCCTCGCCTCGGTGGCCACGCCGGCTCGCCCCTTCGAGCTCGCCGCCGCGCTGCAGCGCGGGGTGAGCGTCGAGCGCCTCGCCGAGGCGACGGGCATCGACCGCTGGTTCCTCGACCGCATCGCCGAGATCACCGAGGCGCGCAACGCCCTGCAGGCGCGGGCGGGGCACGAGGGGGGGAGCGCACTGCTGGCGGCGCTCACCCGCGGCGAGCTCCGGCGGCTGAAGCGGCTCGGCTTCGCCGACGCGCAGCTCGGCTACCTCCTCGGCACCGAAGAGGAGGCGGTGCGCGAGCGGCGCGCGGCGCTCGGGGTGCACCCGACCTACAAGACGGTCGACACCTGCGGCGCCGAGTTCGCGGCCGCCACGCCGTACTACTACTCGACCTTCGAGGACGAGAGCGAGGTCGCCCCGAGCACGAAGGAGACGGTGATCATCCTCGGCTCGGGGCCGAACCGCATCGGCCAGGGCATCGAGTTCGACTACTGCTGCGTGCACGCCTCGATGGCGCTGCGCGAGGCGGGCTACGAGACGGTGATGGTCAACTGCAACCCCGAGACCGTCTCCACCGACTACGACACCTCGGACCGCCTCTACTTCGAGCCGATCACCGAGGAGGACGTGCGCGGCGTGATCGCCGCCGAGCGCGCCGCGGGGGGGAGCCTCGCCGGGGTGATCGTCGGCCTCGGGGGGCAGACCCCGCTGAAGCTCGCCGCCGCCCTCAGCGACCTCGTCCTCGGCACCGCCGCGGGGGCGATCGACCTCGCCGAGGACCGGGAGCGCTGGAACGTCCTCTGCGCCCAGCTGGAGATCCCCCAGCCGGCGGGGGGGACGGCACGCAGCCTCGACGAGGCGCTCGCGGTCACCGAGCGCATCGGCTACCCGGCCCTCGTCCGCCCGAGCTACGTCCTCGGCGGGCGGGCGATGGAGATCGTCTACGACGGGGACGACCTCGCGCAGGCGATGGCGAGCATCGCCGGCTTCGCCGAGGGCCAGACCGCGGGCTCGCTCGGGCGAGAGGGCGGCCTCGCCGCCACCCGCCCGGTGCTCGTCGACCGCTTCTTGGAGGACGCCACCGAGGTCGACGTCGACGCGGTGCGCGACCGCACCGGAAAGGTGCTGATCGGCGGGATCATGGAGCACGTCGAGGAGGCAGGCGTGCACTCCGGCGACTCGGCCTGCGCGATCCCGCCGCCGACGCTCTCGGTCGAGACGACGGCGGTCCTCGAGCAGTACACGGCGCGCATCGCCGAGGCGCTCTCGGTCGTCGGCCCGATCAACGTCCAGTACGCGGTGCAGCAGGGGCAGGTCTTCGTGATCGAGGCCAACCCGCGCGCGAGCCGCACCGTCCCCTTCGTCGCCAAGGCGACGGGGGTCCCGCTCGCGAAGATCGCGGCCCGCACGATGCTCGGCGCGACGCTCGCGGAGCTGCGCGCCGAGGGCCTCCTCCCCCCACCCGCGGCGCCCCGGCGGGTTGCGGTCAAAGAGGCGGTGCTGCCCTTCTCCCGCTTCCCCGAGGTGGACGCCCTGCTCGGTCCCGAGATGCGCTCCACCGGCGAGGTGATGGGGCTCGCCGCCACCTTCGGCCTCGCCTTCGCGAAGAGCCAGATCGCGGCGGGCAACCGCCTCCCCGAGGAGGGGGGGATCTTCTTCTCCCTCGCCGACCGCGACAAGCCGCAGGGGCTGGTGGCGGCGCGCGCCTTCGCCGAGCTCGGCTTCACCATCGCCGCCACGGAGGGCACCGCCAGCTACCTCGAGGCCAATGGGGTCGCGGTCGAGACGCGCGTCGCCAAGCTCTCCGAGGTGCGCGCCCCCGGCGCGCCGAGCGAGGACGGGTTGGTCGACGCCACGGCGCTCATCGCCTCGGGGCGCCTGCAGCTCGTCGTGAACACCCCCCGCGGCCGCGGCCCACGCGCCGACGGCGCGTACATCCGCCACGCCGCCGGCGCGGCCGACATCCCGATCCTCACCACCGCGGCGGCGGCGCGCGCCGCCGCCGCGGGGATCGCCGACTGGAAGCGGCACGGCCTCTCGGTGCTCAGCCTGCAGGAGCACCACGCCGAGCTCCGCCCGGCAGTCGGGGAGCAGGTGGGCCAAGGGTGA
- the carA gene encoding glutamine-hydrolyzing carbamoyl-phosphate synthase small subunit: MSRLDRPEGLLVLADGTTFEGEAIGALADGGANAFSGEVVFNTSMSGYQEIITDPSYAGQVLCFTYPHIGSYGVTHLDTESRRPFCRGVIVRDLVETPSSWRSEGGLEQLLSAAGVGGLTGVDTRRLTRHVREAGSMPGAFGILPEAELLALAQREPGTAGRDLVAEVTTERAYRSGGGRFSVVAYDYGIKSTILQHLGALATVEVVPATTPAAEVLARCPDGVFLSNGPGDPAALGHLTDELKKLLGEVPIFGICLGHQLLASALGAETFKLPFGHHGANHPVRRLSSGQVEVTSQNHGYAVTEGSIEGAEVTHVSLNDGVIEGIAVPGAEAFSVQYHPEAGPGPHDAHYLFESFVALMERHDAKAGAR; the protein is encoded by the coding sequence ATGAGCCGCCTCGACCGCCCCGAGGGGCTGCTCGTCCTCGCCGACGGCACGACCTTCGAGGGGGAGGCGATCGGCGCGCTCGCCGACGGCGGCGCCAACGCCTTCTCCGGCGAGGTCGTCTTCAACACCTCGATGTCGGGCTACCAGGAGATCATCACCGACCCCTCCTACGCCGGGCAGGTGCTCTGCTTCACCTACCCGCACATCGGGAGCTACGGGGTGACGCACCTCGACACGGAGTCGCGCCGCCCCTTCTGCAGGGGCGTGATCGTCCGCGACCTCGTGGAGACCCCGAGCAGCTGGCGGAGCGAGGGGGGCCTCGAGCAGCTGCTCAGCGCGGCGGGCGTCGGCGGCCTCACCGGGGTCGACACCCGGCGCCTCACCCGCCACGTCCGCGAGGCGGGGTCGATGCCCGGCGCCTTCGGCATCCTCCCCGAGGCCGAGCTGCTCGCGCTCGCGCAGCGCGAGCCGGGGACGGCGGGGCGGGACCTCGTCGCCGAGGTCACCACCGAGCGCGCCTACCGCTCGGGCGGGGGGCGCTTCTCGGTCGTCGCCTACGACTACGGCATCAAGTCGACGATCCTGCAGCACCTCGGCGCGCTCGCGACCGTCGAAGTGGTGCCGGCGACGACGCCCGCGGCCGAGGTGCTCGCCCGCTGCCCCGACGGGGTCTTCCTCTCCAACGGCCCCGGCGACCCCGCCGCGCTCGGCCACCTCACGGACGAGCTCAAGAAGCTCCTCGGCGAGGTCCCCATCTTCGGGATCTGCCTCGGCCACCAGCTGCTCGCGTCGGCCCTCGGGGCCGAGACCTTCAAGCTCCCCTTCGGCCACCACGGCGCCAACCACCCGGTGCGGCGCCTCTCCAGCGGGCAGGTGGAGGTCACCTCCCAGAACCACGGCTACGCGGTGACCGAGGGCTCGATCGAGGGCGCGGAGGTCACGCACGTGAGCCTCAACGACGGGGTGATCGAGGGGATCGCCGTCCCCGGCGCAGAGGCCTTCTCGGTGCAGTACCACCCCGAGGCGGGCCCCGGGCCGCACGACGCGCACTACCTCTTCGAGAGCTTCGTCGCCCTCATGGAGCGGCACGACGCGAAGGCGGGGGCCCGCTGA
- a CDS encoding dihydroorotase, whose translation MAEAPGLPGGAAVALRGGRVVDEHGERRADLLVVDGAIAAVGERLELPGGTVEVDCGGAVVAPGLVDLHTHLREPGGERAETVESGSRAAALGGYAAVVAMPNTEPTIDCAAIVRDVRGLAKEALCHVAVAGAITEGRRGERLAAIGEMAALGVVLFTDDGSGVQDNGLMRRALEYASDLGVVLAEHCEDSSLAAGGHMHEGAVSARLGIPGQPALAEEQMLARDLALVRVTGAPMHFLHLSTAGSVALVAAAKSEGLPVTAEATPHHLTLTDELVSSYDARFKVNPPLRTAPDTEAVRAGLRSGVIDAIATDHAPHPAERKEEPFDLAPPGMTGLETALAVAHSVLVAEAGEEALTLADLFALLSWQPAEIARLRDAGFGGPLTPGSPAHVVVFDPAQRWTVVPEQSASRSRNTPFGGRELTGRVRHQLLGGEVVVLAGAATR comes from the coding sequence GTGGCTGAGGCACCGGGACTCCCGGGCGGCGCGGCGGTCGCGCTGCGCGGCGGGCGGGTCGTCGACGAGCACGGGGAGCGGCGCGCCGACCTCCTCGTCGTCGACGGAGCGATCGCCGCGGTCGGGGAGCGCCTCGAGCTGCCGGGCGGCACCGTCGAGGTCGACTGCGGTGGCGCGGTCGTCGCACCCGGCCTCGTGGACCTGCACACCCACCTCCGCGAGCCGGGGGGCGAGCGTGCCGAGACGGTCGAGAGCGGGAGCCGGGCGGCGGCCCTCGGCGGCTACGCGGCGGTCGTCGCGATGCCGAACACCGAGCCGACGATCGACTGCGCGGCGATCGTGCGCGACGTGCGCGGCCTCGCCAAGGAGGCGCTCTGCCACGTCGCGGTCGCGGGGGCGATCACCGAGGGGCGCCGCGGCGAGCGCCTGGCGGCGATCGGCGAGATGGCCGCGCTCGGGGTGGTGCTCTTCACCGACGACGGGAGCGGCGTCCAGGACAACGGCCTCATGCGCCGCGCCCTCGAGTACGCGAGCGACCTCGGGGTCGTGCTCGCCGAGCACTGCGAGGACTCCTCGCTCGCGGCCGGGGGGCACATGCACGAGGGCGCCGTCTCGGCGCGCCTCGGGATCCCCGGTCAACCCGCGCTCGCCGAGGAGCAGATGCTCGCCCGCGACCTCGCCCTCGTGCGGGTGACGGGCGCGCCGATGCACTTCCTCCACCTCTCGACGGCCGGCTCGGTCGCGCTCGTCGCCGCCGCCAAGTCCGAGGGCCTCCCGGTCACGGCCGAGGCGACCCCGCACCACCTCACCCTCACCGACGAGCTGGTCTCGAGCTACGACGCCCGCTTCAAGGTCAACCCTCCGCTGCGCACCGCCCCCGACACCGAGGCGGTGCGGGCAGGGCTGCGCTCGGGGGTGATCGACGCGATCGCGACCGACCACGCCCCCCATCCCGCCGAGCGCAAGGAGGAGCCCTTCGACCTCGCGCCGCCGGGGATGACGGGCCTCGAGACGGCGCTCGCGGTCGCGCACAGCGTCCTCGTCGCCGAAGCGGGCGAGGAGGCGCTCACCCTCGCCGACCTCTTCGCCCTTCTCAGCTGGCAGCCGGCCGAGATCGCCCGCCTGCGCGACGCCGGCTTCGGCGGGCCGCTCACCCCCGGCAGCCCGGCGCACGTCGTCGTCTTCGACCCCGCACAGCGCTGGACGGTCGTCCCCGAGCAGAGCGCCTCGCGCAGCCGCAACACCCCCTTCGGCGGGCGCGAGCTCACCGGGCGCGTGCGCCACCAGCTCTTGGGGGGCGAGGTGGTCGTCCTCGCCGGGGCGGCGACCCGATGA